The genomic window CCGGCCTCGACGAACAGCTCGCAGTACGCGAGCAGTTGGTCGGGCGAGAGCGGCTCGCCGTTCACGACCCCGCGGAGCAACTCGCTGACGAGGTCGTCGCGCGGCGCGTGGCGGCGTTCGTCGATCAGCCGCACGAGATACGCGTGCAGCTCGCCGCGCGCGCGCTTGATCGTCTGCCCCGGCGACTCGCCCTCGCGCCGGTACTCGGGGTCGTCCTTGCCGATGATCTCGTTGGTCCACCGGAACAGCAGCTGCCAATCGGCACTCGGCACGCCCAGGATCCACGCGATCACACCGAGCGGGAAAGGCGCAGCAACGCGCTCGACGAAGTCACCGCACGCTTCCGTTCCGGCCGCGTCGAGCACGTCGACGGCGATGCGCTCGACGTCGTCGCGCCGCTCGCGCACCGCGCGCGGCGTGAACCGACGGCTGACGAGCCGCCGAACCGGGCCGTGCTTGGGCGGATCGAGCAGCACGAGGATCTCCGAGGGCGGGATCGGCGGCGCGCCCTCGCGCGCGAGCGTGATGCCCTGCGCGCTCGAGAACCGCTCGGGCTGCGACGCGACCTTCACGATGTCGGCGTGCTTCGTCACCGCCCAGAACGGGCGGTACCCGGGCGCCTCGATGTACGCGACGGGCGCTTCGGCGCGGAGCTGCGTCCAGAGCGCGTGCGGGTAGCCGCGCTGCGCATAGCGCGCGGGGTCGACGAGGTCGAGTGGGTCGACGCGCACGCTCATCTAGCGCAGCTCCCGCGGGAGACCGAGCAATCGCTCGCCGACGACGTTGCGCTGGATCTCGCTCGTGCCGCCCATGATCGAGTTCGCGCGCGTCGACAGCAGGGCGCGCCCCCACTCGTTCCTGGCGAGCAGCGTGTCCTCGCCGAGCAGCGCGACCGCGGTCTCCGCGAGCTGCTGGCTCGTCGCCGCCCAGAACAGCTTCACGAGGCTCGATTCGGATCCGAGCTCCTCGCCGCGCGCGAGCCGATCGAGCGTGCGCGCGTTGTGCAGCCGGAACACTTCCGCGTTGATCCACGCCTGCGCGAGACGCTGCCGGACACCGGGATCGGTGGCGAGGCCGCGGCCCGCGCACTCACGCGCGAGCGCGCGGGCCGCGAGCTCTTGGAGCACCTGCTCGCGCCAGATGAAGGACGCCCCGCGTTCGTTGGCGAGCGTCGTGTTCGCGACGCGCCAACCGTCGTGCTCCGGACCGATGAGGTGGTCGACCGGCACCTCGACATCGTCGAGGACCACCTCGCAGAACTCCTCGTCGCCGGTGATCTGGCGCAGCGGGCGCACCTCGACACCGGGCGCGTCCATGGGAATCGCGAGCATCGAGATGCCCCGGGTCGGCTTCGCGTCGCGATCGGTGCGGACGAGCGCGATCCCGAGGTCGGCGAACACCGCGTACGACGACCAGACCTTGCGGCCGGTGACGCGGTACACACCGTTGCGCCGCTCGGCGCGCGTCGTGAGCGACGAGAGGTCGCTGCCCGCGTCGGGCTCACTGAAGAGCTGGCACCACACGTCGGCGGCGGACAGGATCCGCTGCAACCAGCGCGCTCGCTGCGTCTCGGTCCCGTGCGCCATGAGCGTCGGCCCGACGAGCGTCACCCCGGCCCGCCCGAGCAGTGGCGGCGCGCCGGCCCGCGCGAGCTCCCCGTTGTACGCCGCGACCTGCGTGACCGACGCGGCCCGACCGCCGTACTCGACCGGCCAGTGGATCCCGACCCAACGGTCGTGATGCAGCGCGGCTTGCCACGCGCGCAACTCCTCGGCCTCCGCGCGCGTCGTCGCGGTTTCGACGCGCGGCGGCGGATGCTGCGCGAGCCACCCGCGCAGCTCCGCGCGCAGGTCGTCGTCCGACGCGTCCACGCGAGCGCGCTCGAGGGTCGCTAGGGCCGGCCCGCCGACCACGACACGGTCTCGAGCTGCGGGTGCTCGAGCAGCCGGTCGGCGCCGAGCTCCCGGCCGATCCCCGACTGCTGGGAGCCGCCGAACGGTCTCCACCGGTGCGGGCCGCGGCCTCCACCATTCATGCTCGCCCCCCTCTTCCATGGTATCGGCGACCGTAGCGGAGAACGGCTCTCTCGACAATTGTGTAGGGCGTTCTGCCGTTTGGGCGAGCCTGAATCGCGAACGGTATTCTCACGACGTGGAACCACGCGACCCCGAAGCGGCCTCCGACCAGCCCGAGTGGCGGCAACGGGCGGTGTCGCGCAGCCTCGACGCCGCCCGCTCGCGCGCCGAGCTGCGCGTCCAGCGCTTCCTCGACGCGGCCTTCGAGCTCATCGACGAACGCGGCTCGACCGAGTTCACGATCCAGGAAGTCGTCGAGCGGTCGAAGCAGTCGCTGCGCGGGTTCTACGAGTA from Acidimicrobiia bacterium includes these protein-coding regions:
- a CDS encoding cytochrome P450 — encoded protein: MSVRVDPLDLVDPARYAQRGYPHALWTQLRAEAPVAYIEAPGYRPFWAVTKHADIVKVASQPERFSSAQGITLAREGAPPIPPSEILVLLDPPKHGPVRRLVSRRFTPRAVRERRDDVERIAVDVLDAAGTEACGDFVERVAAPFPLGVIAWILGVPSADWQLLFRWTNEIIGKDDPEYRREGESPGQTIKRARGELHAYLVRLIDERRHAPRDDLVSELLRGVVNGEPLSPDQLLAYCELFVEAG
- a CDS encoding acyl-CoA dehydrogenase family protein, translating into MDASDDDLRAELRGWLAQHPPPRVETATTRAEAEELRAWQAALHHDRWVGIHWPVEYGGRAASVTQVAAYNGELARAGAPPLLGRAGVTLVGPTLMAHGTETQRARWLQRILSAADVWCQLFSEPDAGSDLSSLTTRAERRNGVYRVTGRKVWSSYAVFADLGIALVRTDRDAKPTRGISMLAIPMDAPGVEVRPLRQITGDEEFCEVVLDDVEVPVDHLIGPEHDGWRVANTTLANERGASFIWREQVLQELAARALARECAGRGLATDPGVRQRLAQAWINAEVFRLHNARTLDRLARGEELGSESSLVKLFWAATSQQLAETAVALLGEDTLLARNEWGRALLSTRANSIMGGTSEIQRNVVGERLLGLPRELR